The following coding sequences are from one Musa acuminata AAA Group cultivar baxijiao chromosome BXJ1-6, Cavendish_Baxijiao_AAA, whole genome shotgun sequence window:
- the LOC135675741 gene encoding uncharacterized protein LOC135675741: protein MAQGQGAMPTPSPTPATNPPQADVPPAAVGRQQQGYAVELYFDPALENQVLKAWNVLARRQISTQLIEMAARPHLTLLSVPTLDPLRLHAALRSLAARLDPLPLTLSSVGAFPSSSSSSSSDAGVLFLAPTPSAALLHLHSQLCETLRKEGVEAPEEFRPDSWVPHCSVAQDVPRSRIADAFCILRDLKLPVSGYVMDIGLVEFSPVQEIVSFPLGSGSEA, encoded by the coding sequence ATGGCGCAGGGACAGGGTGCGATGCCGACGCCGTCACCGACTCCGGCGACGAATCCGCCGCAGGCGGATGTCCCTCCTGCGGCTGTGGGGCGGCAGCAGCAGGGTTACGCGGTGGAGTTGTACTTCGACCCGGCGCTGGAGAACCAAGTGCTGAAGGCGTGGAACGTGCTCGCCCGCCGGCAGATCAGCACGCAGCTCATCGAGATGGCCGCCCGCCCCCACCTCACCCTCCTCTCTGTCCCCACCCTCGATCCCCTTCGCCTCCACGCCGCCCTCCGCTCCCTCGCCGCCCGCCTCGATCCCCTCCCCCTCACCCTCTCCTCCGTCGGTGccttcccttcctcctcctcctcttcctcctctgacgCAGGCGTTCTCTTCCTCGCCCCCACGCCCTCGGCTGCCCTCCTGCACCTCCACTCCCAGCTCTGCGAGACCCTCCGCAAGGAAGGCGTTGAGGCTCCGGAGGAGTTCCGCCCCGATTCCTGGGTGCCTCATTGCTCCGTCGCCCAGGACGTTCCCCGGAGCAGGATCGCAGACGCCTTCTGCATTCTCCGGGATCTCAAGCTGCCCGTGTCAGGGTACGTCATGGACATCGGCCTTGTGGAGTTCTCGCCCGTGCAGGAGATCGTCTCCTTCCCCCTCGGGAGTGGTTCGGAAGCTTGA